A genomic window from Tolypothrix sp. PCC 7910 includes:
- a CDS encoding GNAT family N-acetyltransferase produces MAARIKMTSLLPRNLSVIIRPVQYRDLDGIERLNQESFAALTPKGADSATRQMQWLRRWYGFLKFLSWFPNPLQYLFCSYVAEQGRMLLGMIQVSPFNRTRSTWRVDRVMLDRATDKQATGSQLLRHCFESLVEARTWILEVNVNDLEALALYRQNGFQRLAEMTYWEIEPELLSELAQAEPDLPNLLPISNADAQLLYQLDTASMPPLVRQVFDRNTRDFKTSLFGALSDAVKQWVTKTEVVSGYVFEPQRKAAIGHFQVQLDRKGITPHVATLTVHPAYTWLYPELLSQLARIVQDFPQQGLRLASSDYQPEREEYLERIGAKRIEHTLIMSRSVWHKLRESKFVSLEGIQWPEVLQGLQPARKPIPGGMSWTQLPTRSPERTVPTKSEPAAFEASCQPEPADAQQEKG; encoded by the coding sequence ATGGCGGCTCGAATTAAAATGACTTCACTACTTCCTCGAAATCTCAGCGTGATTATCCGACCAGTCCAATACCGGGATTTGGACGGCATCGAACGCCTCAATCAAGAGTCATTCGCAGCTCTCACTCCCAAGGGAGCTGATTCTGCCACACGCCAGATGCAATGGCTGCGACGCTGGTATGGCTTTTTGAAATTTTTAAGTTGGTTTCCTAACCCCTTACAGTATTTATTTTGTTCCTACGTAGCAGAGCAAGGGCGAATGCTGCTGGGAATGATCCAGGTGTCCCCATTTAACCGCACCCGCAGTACTTGGCGTGTTGATCGGGTGATGCTTGACCGTGCTACTGATAAGCAAGCAACAGGTTCTCAACTTTTACGCCATTGCTTTGAGTCACTGGTCGAAGCAAGGACTTGGATACTAGAAGTCAATGTTAATGACCTGGAAGCCCTAGCATTATATCGGCAAAACGGATTTCAACGGTTGGCAGAAATGACCTACTGGGAAATCGAACCCGAATTGTTGAGTGAATTGGCCCAAGCAGAGCCAGATTTGCCTAACCTACTGCCTATAAGTAATGCTGATGCTCAGTTGCTTTATCAACTAGATACAGCATCGATGCCGCCTTTAGTGCGTCAGGTATTTGATCGCAATACCCGTGACTTCAAAACTAGCTTGTTTGGAGCTTTAAGCGATGCTGTCAAACAATGGGTGACGAAAACAGAAGTAGTTAGTGGCTACGTATTTGAACCCCAACGCAAAGCCGCGATCGGACATTTTCAGGTACAACTCGATCGCAAGGGTATTACCCCCCACGTAGCAACTCTGACAGTTCACCCTGCCTATACTTGGTTGTATCCTGAGTTGCTGTCTCAACTAGCGCGCATTGTCCAAGATTTTCCCCAACAAGGATTGCGACTAGCTTCCTCCGATTATCAACCAGAGCGAGAAGAGTATTTAGAGCGTATTGGAGCTAAACGCATCGAACATACTTTAATTATGTCTCGCTCAGTGTGGCACAAATTACGGGAGTCCAAATTTGTCTCCCTAGAAGGCATTCAATGGCCAGAAGTGTTGCAAGGACTACAACCAGCCCGTAAACCCATCCCCGGTGGGATGTCTTGGACACAACTGCCAACGCGATCGCCTGAGAGGACAGTGCCAACTAAATCAGAACCTGCTGCCTTTGAAGCATCTTGCCAGCCTGAACCAGCAGATGCACAGCAGGAAAAAGGATGA
- a CDS encoding WD40 repeat domain-containing protein, with protein sequence MESQKQRRRRGVILSLLGFQKLQEARYQLEIIENDGARFTLEQLSYRTQLAPFTVSKVLARAEGVDKQTLEYFFRAFGLELTPSDYMRAGLDSKVEEQGSRGAGEDTKASEELPNFLSIQNPKSVLKSLLNGGEPPHATFRKIQNRVDWGEAVDVSIFFGRTEEISKLEYWILNDRCRLVALLGMGGIGKTSLGVKLAQQIQAQFEFVVWRSLRNSPPLKELLANLLQFFACGQPVNLSDNVGDLISQLIAQLRSHRCLLILDNAESIFASGDRSGRYQVGYENYGQLFQLLGETAHQSCILLTSREKPQEVAALEGENLPVRSWQLAGLSAIASLQLVRTKSFFCGADTDWQKLIQHYTGNPLALKIIATTIQELFDGNIAEFFAQGSTVFGSIYDLLTQQFYKLSALEKELMFWLAINREPVNLADLRADLVLPVPAMKLLEALDSLSRRSLIEKKSVSQTPVCFTLQPVVMEYVIGQLIQQVSTEILWEMSSNSVLHSHALIKATAKDYIRIAQTKLILQPIIDRLLQELRTKQAIATRLQEILRSLQQKSCQRWNQGEAEPSYTGGNILNLLCHLEIDLTGYNFSHLTIWQAYLQDTPLKRVNFAFAYLSKCIFAKTFATVISLAFSPDGKTLATAHFDGYFRLWDVHSGQQLIAYDAHLAFIWSIAFSPDGSILATAGEDATIKLWDVATGKCIKVLQGHNGGVLCVRFTQDSQQLVSSSADHSIRVWEITEGKCIKILNGHSNRVWSVALSPQGNILASGSEDHTIKLWDIFTGECIKTLDGHSDWLKSLAFNESGVLASGSLDATIRLWNIESGECLGILTGHLNGILAIAFVDHRNILASCSVDCTIRLWDISTQKCLKTLQGHHNSIDAIAANPQGTQLASGGDDFSLRLWDVASGECFRTFKGRNNWIKAIAYHPIFPDMIATGSEDRTVRLWTTDGKCQILAGHTDLIFSVDFSPDGLTLASASADRTIRLWDVTTGDCTHILYGHTGMVTGVAFSHDGSFLASSCYDNHIRIWDTATGKLLDTLPVHLGMSIALSPDGKKVAAGNFDQTVRIWDLETRQCDRTFTGNHNWVWCVAFSPDNRTFATGSSFEGLTRLWNIETGECLHVLSGHQDLLWAIAFSPDGNMLASCSSDGTIKLWDVATGDCLGTLTGHNTWVMCLAFSPDGNTLISGDGYAAIKFWDIQTQQCVNTLKAEQIYEQMNIYKLTGLTTAQKSNLLSLGAVEAGG encoded by the coding sequence ATGGAATCGCAAAAGCAAAGACGCAGGCGTGGTGTTATTCTTAGCCTCTTGGGTTTTCAAAAGCTTCAGGAGGCTAGGTATCAGTTAGAAATTATTGAAAATGATGGAGCGCGATTTACTCTAGAACAATTGAGTTATCGTACTCAGTTAGCTCCTTTTACAGTTTCTAAAGTGCTGGCGCGTGCTGAAGGCGTTGATAAACAAACCCTAGAATATTTCTTTAGGGCTTTTGGATTAGAGTTAACGCCAAGCGATTATATGAGGGCTGGCTTAGATAGTAAAGTAGAGGAGCAGGGGAGCAGAGGAGCAGGGGAAGATACGAAGGCATCAGAAGAACTCCCTAATTTTTTATCAATCCAAAATCCAAAATCCGTCTTGAAAAGTTTGCTCAACGGGGGGGAACCCCCGCACGCAACTTTTCGCAAAATCCAAAATCGAGTTGATTGGGGTGAGGCGGTTGATGTCTCGATTTTTTTTGGACGCACTGAGGAAATTAGCAAGTTAGAGTATTGGATTTTAAACGATCGCTGTCGTTTAGTTGCACTCCTGGGAATGGGCGGAATTGGTAAAACTTCCCTTGGGGTAAAACTGGCACAGCAAATTCAAGCACAGTTTGAATTTGTAGTTTGGCGGAGTCTGCGTAACAGTCCGCCATTGAAAGAGTTGCTGGCTAATTTGCTTCAGTTCTTTGCTTGTGGACAGCCAGTTAATTTATCTGACAATGTTGGAGATTTGATTTCGCAATTGATTGCCCAATTACGATCGCATCGTTGTTTGCTAATTCTTGATAATGCAGAATCAATTTTCGCCAGTGGGGATCGTTCGGGACGCTACCAAGTAGGATACGAAAACTACGGTCAATTATTCCAATTATTGGGGGAAACGGCTCATCAAAGCTGTATTTTACTTACCAGTCGGGAAAAACCTCAAGAAGTCGCCGCTTTAGAAGGTGAGAATTTACCTGTGCGTTCTTGGCAACTTGCTGGCTTAAGTGCGATCGCATCTCTACAATTAGTCAGAACTAAAAGTTTCTTTTGTGGTGCTGATACCGATTGGCAAAAGTTAATTCAACACTACACAGGCAATCCCTTAGCACTGAAGATTATTGCTACCACAATCCAAGAGTTATTTGATGGCAATATTGCTGAGTTTTTCGCTCAAGGCTCTACAGTTTTTGGTAGTATTTATGACTTATTGACTCAGCAGTTTTACAAGCTCTCAGCCCTAGAAAAAGAATTGATGTTCTGGTTAGCAATTAACCGCGAACCAGTAAATTTAGCAGATTTACGTGCTGATTTGGTTTTACCTGTACCTGCAATGAAGTTGTTGGAGGCTTTAGATTCTCTCAGCCGACGCAGTCTAATTGAAAAAAAATCAGTTTCCCAAACTCCTGTTTGCTTCACTCTGCAACCTGTGGTGATGGAATATGTGATAGGTCAGCTAATTCAGCAGGTAAGTACAGAAATACTCTGGGAAATGTCGTCTAACTCAGTTTTACACAGCCATGCTTTAATTAAAGCTACTGCTAAAGATTACATTCGCATTGCCCAAACTAAATTAATTTTGCAACCGATAATTGATAGGTTGCTGCAAGAACTGAGAACCAAACAAGCTATTGCAACTCGTCTCCAAGAAATTTTGCGATCGCTACAACAAAAGTCTTGTCAGCGATGGAATCAAGGAGAAGCAGAACCTAGTTACACAGGTGGGAATATCCTCAATCTCCTCTGTCACCTAGAAATTGACTTAACTGGATATAATTTTTCTCACCTGACGATTTGGCAAGCTTATCTTCAAGATACGCCCCTGAAGCGCGTTAACTTTGCCTTCGCATATCTATCCAAATGTATTTTTGCAAAAACTTTTGCTACAGTCATCTCCCTCGCCTTTAGTCCTGATGGTAAAACGCTGGCTACTGCACATTTTGACGGATATTTTCGGCTGTGGGATGTTCACAGTGGTCAACAGTTAATCGCCTATGACGCTCATTTAGCTTTTATTTGGAGTATCGCTTTCAGTCCCGATGGTAGTATTTTGGCGACTGCTGGCGAAGATGCGACAATTAAACTTTGGGATGTTGCCACTGGAAAATGTATCAAAGTCCTCCAAGGACATAACGGCGGCGTGCTTTGTGTCAGATTTACCCAAGACTCGCAGCAATTAGTTAGCAGTAGCGCTGACCATAGCATTAGGGTATGGGAGATTACAGAAGGGAAATGTATCAAAATTCTAAATGGACATAGCAATAGAGTTTGGTCTGTAGCCTTAAGTCCTCAAGGTAATATCCTAGCTAGCGGTAGCGAAGACCATACAATAAAACTTTGGGATATTTTTACTGGAGAATGTATCAAAACCCTAGATGGTCATAGTGATTGGCTCAAATCCCTGGCTTTTAATGAATCAGGAGTACTTGCCAGTGGTAGCTTAGATGCAACTATCAGGCTATGGAATATTGAAAGCGGTGAATGTCTGGGAATTTTAACAGGACATTTAAATGGCATACTAGCGATCGCTTTTGTGGATCATCGCAACATTCTGGCAAGCTGTAGCGTAGATTGTACAATTCGCCTGTGGGATATTTCTACACAAAAATGCCTGAAGACTTTGCAAGGACACCATAATTCCATTGATGCGATCGCAGCTAATCCCCAAGGAACGCAACTAGCTAGCGGTGGTGATGATTTTTCTCTGCGGCTGTGGGATGTAGCTAGCGGTGAATGCTTCCGCACCTTCAAAGGCAGAAATAACTGGATTAAAGCGATCGCTTATCATCCGATTTTCCCTGATATGATTGCCACTGGCAGCGAAGACCGCACAGTGCGTTTATGGACAACTGATGGCAAATGTCAGATTTTAGCTGGACACACAGATTTAATTTTCTCTGTGGATTTTAGCCCTGATGGTCTCACCCTAGCTAGTGCCAGCGCTGACCGCACAATTAGGTTATGGGATGTGACCACTGGCGATTGTACTCACATCTTGTATGGGCATACAGGGATGGTAACAGGAGTCGCCTTTAGCCACGATGGTAGTTTTTTAGCGAGTAGCTGCTACGATAACCACATTAGAATTTGGGATACCGCTACTGGAAAACTCCTCGATACCTTACCAGTACACCTGGGAATGTCAATTGCCTTGAGTCCCGATGGGAAAAAGGTAGCGGCTGGCAATTTTGACCAAACAGTGAGGATTTGGGATTTAGAAACCCGACAATGCGATCGCACTTTTACAGGTAATCATAACTGGGTATGGTGCGTCGCCTTCAGCCCCGATAATCGCACTTTCGCCACCGGGAGTAGTTTTGAAGGACTAACGCGACTGTGGAATATAGAAACAGGCGAATGTCTCCATGTACTCTCAGGACATCAAGATTTACTGTGGGCGATCGCCTTCAGTCCCGATGGTAATATGCTGGCTAGTTGCAGTAGTGACGGCACAATTAAACTCTGGGATGTAGCCACTGGTGATTGCCTAGGAACCTTAACAGGTCATAATACCTGGGTAATGTGTCTAGCCTTCAGTCCCGATGGCAACACCCTCATTTCTGGAGATGGCTATGCAGCCATTAAATTCTGGGATATACAAACTCAACAATGCGTCAACACCCTTAAGGCAGAACAAATTTATGAACAGATGAATATTTATAAACTTACAGGTTTAACAACAGCACAAAAGTCTAATTTGTTAAGCTTAGGTGCAGTGGAAGCGGGGGGATGA
- the ruvX gene encoding Holliday junction resolvase RuvX — MILQEQAQTLISALGLDFGRKRIGVAGCDGTGLIATGITTIERTSFEQDVEQLRQLVNQRQVQVLVIGLPYSMDGSLGFQARQVQKFAKRLAKALQLPVEYVDERLTSFQAEQLLKAENRSPSRHKALIDRKAAALILQQWLDARRAQSYKSVIAAEY; from the coding sequence TTGATACTCCAGGAGCAAGCACAAACATTGATTTCAGCCTTAGGATTAGATTTTGGTCGTAAACGTATTGGTGTTGCTGGTTGTGATGGCACCGGCTTAATCGCAACTGGAATCACCACCATTGAGCGCACATCTTTTGAACAAGATGTAGAACAACTACGACAACTAGTAAATCAACGTCAAGTACAAGTACTAGTTATCGGCTTACCTTATTCAATGGATGGTTCCTTAGGCTTTCAGGCACGTCAAGTGCAAAAATTTGCCAAAAGGCTCGCTAAAGCCCTACAACTGCCTGTGGAATACGTGGATGAGCGATTGACTTCATTCCAAGCAGAACAACTGCTAAAGGCAGAAAACCGCTCTCCATCACGCCATAAAGCTTTGATTGATCGCAAAGCCGCTGCTTTAATTTTGCAACAATGGCTTGATGCTCGCCGCGCTCAATCTTATAAATCCGTAATAGCGGCTGAGTATTGA
- a CDS encoding universal stress protein, which produces MFKTVLFPIDQSREAREAADVVTNVVQKYGSRLILLSVVEEPPTDAPVADPMVSPDVVAKLLENAQTLFSQQGIKAEILERKGKPAFTICDVADEIAADLIIMGCRGLGLTDEGATDSVTTRVINLSPCPVLIVP; this is translated from the coding sequence ATGTTCAAGACAGTTCTATTTCCAATTGATCAAAGTCGGGAAGCCAGAGAAGCTGCCGACGTAGTTACCAACGTTGTGCAGAAGTATGGTAGTCGTTTGATACTACTATCTGTTGTGGAAGAACCACCCACAGACGCACCTGTTGCCGATCCAATGGTGTCGCCAGATGTGGTTGCCAAACTTTTAGAAAATGCCCAAACTTTATTTTCTCAACAAGGAATTAAAGCTGAAATTTTAGAACGGAAAGGCAAACCAGCTTTTACCATCTGTGATGTTGCCGATGAAATTGCCGCAGATTTAATCATAATGGGTTGTCGAGGCTTAGGCTTAACTGATGAAGGGGCAACTGATAGCGTCACCACCCGCGTGATTAATCTTTCTCCTTGTCCAGTTTTGATTGTGCCTTAA
- a CDS encoding DUF3727 domain-containing protein: MFSSQFPDDNDRANAGSITLTDDKGRTLDCYIEHSLSVDGQEYVLLLPVDSPVEIFAWQGENEEEEAVLVEDDYTLEKIFATAQAVLSEQNLILKNTAYALTVAGELPPVEDSELFTLEIEDDEADLEPEQLQLLASFYDEEQEYAIYTPLDPLLFFARITNTGKPELLSPEEFRKVQPLLEEHLFNEVE; encoded by the coding sequence ATGTTTTCCTCACAATTTCCTGACGACAATGATCGCGCTAATGCTGGTTCCATCACTTTGACTGACGACAAAGGGCGGACTCTGGACTGTTATATTGAACATTCCCTATCAGTTGATGGGCAAGAATATGTACTACTTCTACCTGTGGATTCACCTGTAGAAATCTTTGCTTGGCAAGGTGAAAACGAGGAAGAAGAAGCCGTTCTAGTAGAAGATGACTATACTCTAGAAAAGATTTTTGCTACTGCTCAAGCCGTACTTTCAGAGCAGAATCTCATCTTAAAAAATACTGCCTATGCGCTCACAGTTGCGGGTGAATTACCCCCTGTAGAAGACTCGGAACTGTTCACCTTAGAAATTGAAGATGATGAAGCAGATTTAGAGCCAGAGCAATTACAGCTCTTGGCTAGCTTCTACGACGAAGAACAGGAATATGCCATCTATACACCACTCGATCCCCTGTTGTTTTTTGCCCGCATTACAAACACAGGTAAGCCTGAACTCCTTTCCCCTGAAGAGTTCCGCAAAGTACAACCTTTATTAGAAGAGCATCTTTTTAATGAAGTTGAGTAA
- the pgk gene encoding phosphoglycerate kinase, which yields MSKKTLANLSATDVSGKRALVRVDFNVPVDDQGNITDDTRIRAALPTIQDLTQKGAKVILASHFGRPKGVDDKLRLTPVAKRLSELLGQEVIKTDDSIGDDVAAKVAALQNGQVLLLENVRFYKEEEQNDPEFAKKLASNADFYVNDAFGTAHRAHASTEGVTKFLSPCVAGYLVEKELQYLQNAIENPQRPLAAIIGGSKVSSKIGVIETLLEKCDKLIIGGGMIFTFYKARGLSVGKSLVEKDKLELAKSLEAKAKERGVTFLLPTDVVVADKFAPDANATTVSIDNIPADGMGLDIGPDSVKVFQEALADCKSVIWNGPMGVFEFDKFAVGTEAIAHTLAEIGKTGATTIIGGGDSVAAVEKVGLADQMSHISTGGGASLELLEGKVLPGIAALDEA from the coding sequence GTGTCCAAAAAAACTTTAGCAAATTTATCTGCGACAGATGTATCTGGAAAACGTGCTTTAGTACGGGTGGATTTTAACGTACCTGTGGATGACCAAGGCAATATCACAGACGATACTCGGATTCGTGCCGCCCTGCCAACTATCCAAGATTTAACGCAGAAGGGAGCTAAGGTAATTCTAGCAAGCCATTTTGGTCGTCCTAAGGGTGTGGATGACAAATTGCGTTTGACTCCCGTTGCTAAACGGTTGTCGGAATTACTGGGTCAAGAAGTCATTAAAACTGACGATTCTATTGGTGATGATGTTGCCGCTAAAGTGGCTGCTTTACAAAATGGCCAAGTACTGCTTTTAGAAAATGTCCGCTTCTACAAGGAAGAAGAACAAAACGACCCAGAATTTGCCAAAAAGCTAGCATCAAATGCTGATTTTTATGTAAATGATGCGTTTGGTACTGCCCACCGCGCCCATGCTTCTACTGAAGGTGTAACTAAATTCCTTAGCCCCTGTGTAGCTGGCTATTTGGTTGAGAAGGAATTGCAATACCTGCAAAACGCTATTGAAAATCCCCAACGTCCTTTAGCAGCGATTATTGGTGGTTCCAAAGTTTCTAGCAAAATTGGTGTAATTGAAACACTGCTAGAGAAGTGCGACAAACTCATCATCGGTGGTGGGATGATTTTTACTTTCTACAAAGCCCGTGGTTTGAGTGTTGGTAAGTCTTTAGTTGAAAAAGACAAGCTAGAACTAGCAAAATCTTTGGAAGCCAAAGCTAAAGAACGCGGTGTTACCTTCCTGCTACCTACAGATGTAGTAGTAGCAGATAAGTTCGCTCCTGATGCTAATGCTACAACTGTCAGCATTGACAACATCCCTGCTGATGGCATGGGTTTGGATATTGGCCCAGACTCAGTAAAAGTATTCCAAGAAGCCCTTGCTGATTGCAAGTCAGTAATTTGGAACGGGCCAATGGGTGTGTTTGAATTTGATAAATTTGCCGTAGGTACAGAAGCGATCGCTCATACCCTTGCTGAAATTGGCAAAACTGGTGCTACCACTATCATCGGTGGTGGTGACTCTGTAGCTGCTGTAGAGAAGGTAGGTTTAGCAGATCAAATGAGCCACATTTCCACCGGCGGCGGTGCTAGCTTGGAATTACTCGAAGGTAAAGTATTACCCGGTATTGCAGCTTTAGATGAAGCGTAA